Within Komagataeibacter sp. FNDCR2, the genomic segment CCGAAAACTCGATACAGGCGAGGATCAGTTCTGCGGAAATTTTCTTGCGCAGGGTTAGGGAAAGATCCCGCTCGACGCCGAAGCGTGTGATTTCCCATACGGATGGGCTTGGCTGGACAGGTGGAACAGGGGCCATATCAGGCCATAAGGTGTCCAGCATGTACGGGCATATTGTGGGAAGAAGACGCACCATGCCACGTACGACCCCGGCAATATCCCTCCAGACGAGATAAACGGCCGCGGGCGTATCGAACTGGTCATACTCCATCCCTTTATACGATGGCACATCCCACTGTTCTTTCGCCACGAAGTGGCGGTAACGGAATTTGAACTGTTCCGCCAGAGCATCCCCG encodes:
- a CDS encoding acyl-homoserine-lactone synthase, with product MIEIVRVENAKWCGDALAEQFKFRYRHFVAKEQWDVPSYKGMEYDQFDTPAAVYLVWRDIAGVVRGMVRLLPTICPYMLDTLWPDMAPVPPVQPSPSVWEITRFGVERDLSLTLRKKISAELILACIEFSVAYDIHTYLFLTAWGVLKRIVPAAGVEANIQKRTTLPSGHDVASAVVPVSRELLDKARAKLGLHYNVIDDSIGGQKHAA